The Setaria viridis chromosome 9, Setaria_viridis_v4.0, whole genome shotgun sequence sequence GACTGGAAACTTTAAAACATGCAATTAATTCTTACTGCATGTCATATAGTGTGGTGGTTATCACAATTCACACCACTTTGTGCAGctgccaaaattcaaacattGACATTTTAGAGATAACATGAAAGCAATAAGATAAATTGCCCTTTATCTTGTGACAATTGAGTATGCCACAACGATAACAGGAAAGTGATATGAAAAAAGGTTCCATTACAGTTGAGGTTGAAAGGGTTTTCCTCTGATTATAGGTATTTCTTAACTGCAGCACACATTCAGTCACTAGATTGAGAGAGGAATAGCATTCCAGTGGTGCGATACAAATCAAAAGGTGAGGCACATACCACAAAAGCAATGGTTGAAGGAACAAAAAATTTGTCACTTGTGATTGAGAGTGCACGCTCCTTGATAAGGCTACTCTGAATCGAAGTGTTGGCTGGTAAGATCTCATCCAGACGATGTGTCACATGATTCTTCCACTCGGACACAAgttcctcctccatctcgaGACACTACTTGAAAAAATTGTCATTTTGCAATAAGTTGGTGTAAACTGTATCAGTTAGGAATTCAATGGTTTAGTAAAAAGTACCGGGAGGATTGCTTACAGATTTGGCAACAGCAGTAGCAAAAACTCGGTCAGCAAGATCCAATAGCCAATCAGGATTCTGATTGGCAGCCACTTCTGCAATGAACTTTAAAGCATTGCGGTTGTAATACTCCAAAAGGTAGTTGCTATAGTCAGACCATGCAACAGAACTGTTGAGTGGCACTAGCCTTTCCCACCCCCATACTTTTTCCAGAAAATCTCCTGAAACTAAACAATACCGAAAATATACATACAAAGCATATTGCATGAGAAATACTAATAGTAACCAGAATTGTGGTGATTAGCTTCTCTGTTTTCTTCTCACATTTTAGATCTTTGATCTTTTGCTGATATTGAGAATCCAATAAATCTGAAGTGCTGCACCTGGTGATAGTACAGTGCAATGCTTATCATCACGAAGTAACAAACTAATTATCTTAGACCATATATAGCTGCATCAAGAAAGTAGAAAAGTGTATTGAACATCAGTACCGTGATGGTTGCTGCTTCATCAGCAGCAATGCCATTCCCATCACCGAAAGGACCATTTCACTAGCAGATTCTTCCTTATCAATCTTGTTtccagaagcagcagcagaagaagactTTTCCAGTATGTCAATCATGACATATAAGGTTTGAATCCGTATTATGCGGCTGTCCTCAAGGTCCTCAGGTAAGACATCAAGAAGCATGTCATTTTCCCTCATCCACTTGCACATTGTTTCAGCCTCCTTTGAAACACCCTTAAATTGAAGCCACCCATCAatttgcagtgagtgcccattaGTTAGTGGTAAAAACAAAAGTacagatggatggatggatgttaGTAAGTGGGTTTTTGCAGGCAGGCACATACCAACATGGCAGCAGAGGCAGCAACAGAATGGCACGAAGTGCAGTTCATAAGGCTCAACACACAATGCGCATCTCGCTGCTCTGGTTGATTAAGTAATCATCACTGGGACTAGCGCCATGCCTCAGCAACTCGCACGTCAGGTCAGCCTCCTTGGCAATGCACTTGAAACCATTTTTTTGCATTAGTACAAATACCGTGAAAAGTCAAACAAGATAATCGATAAACCACCCAACTCATCAAGGTGAATTTGGGTGCCAATTTCATCTTTATAAGTAAGCAGTTCCTCCTAGCTTAGCCTAGTTTTTTACATGCTACCAACAGATTCCAACTATTCTACTGAAGGTGTATGCACCAACTTGGATTGTACCGGTCCAATCTGCCCACATGGATAACAAATGAAAGAATAAGCATTGAAAACCTCAGCCCCATCTACTAACTTGCAGCTACTCCTACGCAGTACACAGTAAACATATACTTTGTGATGTTTcacttaaaaaaaacaaatgtcaTATAGATCCATGCTCCAGGGTTTAAGCTTCAATAAAAGAAAAGTGTGTAGTCAACTGGAAACCTTAAAACAtgacattgattttttttttaggaaTCGACATTAATTTGTACTGAGAGTCACAGTGAGGTTGTTGGTGATTACAACATGCACCAGGTTGTAGTTTGTACAACTGCCCAAATTATTAGGACCCAGTAGTGCTTCAAGATTGAGATCAGATCACTTCCACTAGACCTACTATATCTTGTAACTATAAGCAGTTTTCCAGGAAACAATGTTAACCAAATTATTAGGATCCAGTAATGCTTCAAGATTGAGATCAGATCACTTCCACTAGACCTACTATATCTTGTAACCATAAGCAGAATAAGTTTTCCAGGAAACAATGTTAACCATACATATAGATGGGAATGGTTCAATTATAGTTGGGATAGAAGgggtttttttattttccctcCGAATaggatttttttcccttttcaatTCAGCTAATTGTCCATGCCAGTAAACGTTAGTTGATTAGGATGCAGAGAGAGGATTACAAAGCATTTATTGGTCAAATACAAGAAGTTTTATTTTGTTTGGTGTGCTAGGGCCAGGTAAAGAACGTACCAACAAAGCGGCAGAGGAAACATCAGAAAATTTGCAACCCGCTGCACGAATGACTGAATGTGCACTCTCGTGCATTTATTGATTTGCTCGGTAAGATCATATGCATTTTCGAATTCATCCGGATCTTCCATTCAGACGCAAGTTGCTCCTCCTTCTTAAGACACTGCTTAAACCATCAGTGAGTCAGACCAATGCAGTTTAAGTTAGCAAACAAGACAAGcgtgacaaaaaaaaagtaaaggaCAGGAGGTCACTTACAATTTCAGCAAGAGCAACGCCGGTACCCGTAGCAGCTGCAGCACCAGGAACGAGCTGACGAGCATTGCGTCGGTAATACTCTTCAAGGTACTTGCTGTAGTCGGACCACGACACACCCTCGAACGGTAGCAGCTTGTCCCATCCCCATGCTTTTGCCACAAGATCTTTCGAAACAAGTAAATTGTAcccaaaaagaaaataaaaagaaatcatGAGTCGTGGGCGGCAGAAAAGGCAACGAGAATGGGCGGCACATAAGAAGAAAGACGGGGAGCAATAAGAAAAATTTAGCACATCAGAGGAATACAACGATCAGGTTCTTAATCTCTGCTAGATCATATCATACCATAGTACTTGACAATCTGTGACCGCGGCATCGTCTTTGTACCCTCCTCCTTATCCTGCTCCATCAACTCTTCGATGTAAATTTCatatctctccctctcctcatctTCCTTTCGCTTGGCCTCCATCTGCTTCTTCCCGAGACCCTCCAGCTCCAAGGGCCCCGCAGAAGGGGTGCTCCGGCACTCCATGATCGCGTCCCGATCCAAAGTtgcgccgcctccctccatcTTCCCGCTCTCCGACTACGACTACTCCAATCTGATCTAGGTTAAATTATAGTTTGGGATGGAAgggttctttttttctctcttaatTTGCCTCCGAATAGGACCTGTTTCCCTATGCAATTCAGCTAATTGTCCATGCCAGCAAACATTGTGCAGAGAAAGGATACCATTTATTAGGGCCAGGTGAGGAACTTACCAACAAAGCGGCAGAGAAAACATCAGAAAATTTGCAGCCCGCTGTGTGGATGAGCGAATGTGCAAGCTCGTGTATCAGGCAACTCAGAATGATTGATCTGCTCGGAAAGATCATGTCCATTTTATATCCCATTCGGATGTTCCACTCAGGAGCACCTCTgcttaggaaaaaaaagaagaagttgAGACGAACGGCCGGGGAGAACCTCTGCTTATGTTCCCTGCGCTTGGGCGCCATCTGCTTCTCCCCGAGGACGTCCAAGCGCCCCGCGCAGAGCGAAGAGAGCGCTGTCGTATTCAACGACGGCAGATGGAATGCCGGCAATGTGAAAATGCCTCGAGTCGCAGATCAGTCCAGCGTCCGCCGCCAAAATTGCTCCCAAATCACTCGAttgcaccgccgcggcggcactGCGCCGTCGTCATGCACGGCCGAGGAACCGAGAGGTGACTGAGAGTCTACCGTAAAAACCCAAAGGAACCATCAGTTTTCCTGTCGAATCGGAAGATCTGACACTGCGCTTCTTCCGTCTAGGGCGGAGGATTggaacggcagcggcggcgacggacggCGGGAGGAGCGACGGCAGTGGAGCTGGAGCCAATCCATTCCAGGGATCTTTATGCAAAAGTTTGGATCGCGAAAACCAGGGGGTATTTTAAAAATACCAGTGGTCCTTTTataaataatcggatcgcgattatcaACCACGATCCATATAAGAAGGTTTTatataaatatttggatcgcggaCATTTTGTAAAATTGCGGGGTGTCTTGGGCCAAACTAGGcgaggccgcgccggcggcctcctcccccgccaTTGGGCTTCACACGCGAGCCTCCGTCCACTCACGGTGCCACACGAGGCGTCGGCCCCCGCGCACTGCAGGTCACGGCCCCAGCTTCTCTAGGTAACGATGAAGCTACAAGAAGATGAGATAAGATGCTGCATTTACAAACCTGAAGTATGACCAATCGCGCAGTTTTAGAGCTTGGCACTACAGACGACTTAAGCAAATAATCAATACCTCTAAATCGTTCCTTGCTTTTTTTCAGAGGAAAACATTCATTAAGGTAGAAGGGGAATGGGACACAAGTAAAAGGCACAAAAACAGTTATTGTTTCCCCTGGTTTACCAACTCAACCATGTTCTGTCAGTCTATCAGAGGTTGCGAGTGTGTCCAAAAGACGTTGATTAGTTTACAAAAGATAGGGTTGTATAATACCCAGCAAACCCATTCAGTTTACAAATCGTGTTCAAAGAAAAAAGGTGCTCTGAACTAAATAGACGAGCAAATTTTGTTATCAACAACCAACATAAATAATTCTCGCAAAATGGAGCAAACACAAGACAAGCACATTGTCATATAGATCCCCATGGAAGACAAATTTCTGTTCACTACAAAACTGCTGAGTGACCAAACAGAAAAGACCATTCAAGTCCAACAGCACTCCTAGTTGCAATAGATACTGAGATCATACAGAAGTCTTAACACATTCCAACAAGCTCTCAAACGATGGCATTTGCTGCACTAGCAATCCTAGGCCAAAGATCAGCACACTCCTTACCAATGGGTCCAGTGATTGCAGAGCCTGCAAAGTAGCAATTGTTACGTTAAATGCCAGGTAGCATTAGCCAGATGATGATGCTGAAAAGAGATAGTTAATTCTTACCTTTCATCTCACCCTTAGGATTCACAATAACTCCAGCATTATCTGAAAATATAAAGATAGCATCACAAATTAATCACTGGAATAAAGGCAGAGACTAGACAGTTCAAACTAGTCAAAATATAGAAAGTAAAACTAggcaacaatgaatgaagaaatATATGTCTCATGGCCAGTCCCAAAGTTTCATAGCAGCGATGCCACTACCCAAGGCAATGGAATATGAGACCACTTTCAAATGGAGGAAGACCTCAAAGATGAAAACCCTTGAAGGTGAACCTCTACAAATAAAAACTTAATCTCTGACGTTTGCTATGGAATATGCAAACATGTAAGGTTTGCTCCAAAAAAAGCTGAAGAACCTCGGAGCCCTTCCGTCACTAATGGAAAATATTACAAAAGTAGCATAAAAACTTCTACAACTACATGGCACAAATAACAAATACCAGTGCAATGAAAGAACACATGACAAAATGTTTGTCTCATGGCCAGTCCCAATGTTTCATTGCGGCGACGCCGCTACCAAGGGCAATGGAATATGAGACCGCCTTCAAATGGAGAAATTCCAGAAGGAAAATCTCAACATCAAAAGGCTTACTTTATGACGTTAGCTTGGAAATATGCAAACATGTGTGGTTTGCTCCACAAGAAAGCTGAAGGACATGGACGCCCTTCCGTCAAACATTAAATTGTTGTCACTGTCAATGAAAATAATGAGACAGTCTCCAATGCATTCATCTGCTTTGGAAAACATTCAACAGCCCCAAAAAAAACAGAACAAGATTGCAACCATGGCTGCATCATAAACAATGGAGCAATAACAGTACCAAAATGGTTTGCAAGCAATTGAATAGCAGCAACGCCACTACCCAAGGCAATGGAATATGAGACCACTTTCAAATGGAGgaagacctcacagatgaaAACCCTTGAAGGTGAACCTCTACAAATAAAAACTTAATCTCTGACGACTGCTATGGAATATGCAAACATGTAAGGTTTGCTCCAAAAAAAGCTAAGGAACATCGGAGAGGGAAAATATTACAAAAGTAGCATAAAAACTTCTACAACTACATGGCACAAATAACAAATACCAGTGCAATGAAAGAACACATGACAAAATGTTTGTCTCATGGCCAGTCCCAATGTTTCATTGCGGCGACGCAGCTACCAAGGGCAATGGAATATGAGACCACCTTCAAATGGAGAAATTCCAGAAGGAAAATCTCAACATCAAAAGGCTTAGTTTATGACGTTAGCTTGAGAATATGCAAACATGTGTGGTTTGCTCCACAAGAAAGCTGAAGGACATGGACGCCCTTCCGTCAAACTTTAAATTGTTGTCACTGTCTATGAAAATAATGAGACAGTCTCCAATGCATTCATCTGCTTTTGAAAACATTTAAGAGCCCCAAAATCAGGAAAAGATTGCAACCATGGCTGCATCATTAACAATGGAGCACTAACAGTACCAAAGTGGTTTGCAAGCAATTGAATAGGAGCATACAACGCATTGTGCTAAACACTAAGATAAGAATGTAGTATTGTACCCGATTAAACAAGTTATAAGTGTAAAGTATGCGCCTCATGGCCAGTCCCAAATTTTCACGGCAGCAACGCCGCTACACAAGGCAATGGAATATGAGGCTGCCCTCTGACGGATTATCTCCTCGAAAGAGTAGCCTTTCAATGGAAATCCTCAAACGTCCGAAGGCTTAATCTATGACGTTTGCTCTGGAATATGCAGGCACTATTGACTTCTGCTCCAGCAAAAAAGTTAAGAGAGCCTCACGGCGCTCCCGTCAAAAAGAAAGTAATCTCACATCTATAGCAGATATAGTATGACGAGGACTACAGAAAGTAAGTTAACGCTAGTCTAAATTCATCGACGACCTTGATCTAAGCAATTACGGACGAAGTAAGGTCGAGATGCTACCTTCGAAGTACATGTAGACACCGTCCTTGCGGCGCCACGGCTTGCGCTGGCGGACGATGACGGCGGGCATGACCTTCTTTCTGAGGTCGGGCTTCCCCTTCTTGACGGTGGCCATGACCATGTCGCCGACGCAAGCGGACGGGAGGCGGTTGAGGCGCCCCTTGATGCCCTTGACGGAGATGATGTAGAGGTTCTTGGCGCCCGTGTTGTCGGCGCAGTTCACCGTCGCCGCCACTGGCAGACCCAGCGACATGCGGAACTTGTTCCCCGCCGTGCCTCCCCTCCCTGGATCACATCACGAAACAACGCAAGCACTAGATTAGAACGCGATGCAAAACAAGATTGACAATCGACGGGGAAAAGAGGAAATCGAGCCGAgttgggaggaggaagacggggaCGCTTTACCTCGcttcgacatggcggcggctGGTGTTGGACCCGATCGCTAGGGTTTCCCTGGCTCGCTGCTTATATAGATCCGCCGGCCTAGGGTTTTCCATGCCCTTAAAGACGATACTGCCCTTGGCGCCGTTAGGGCACTGGTGTAGAATGCGAGGGTCACGAGGTCTTTACGCGCGAGGGGttttgacggcggcggcgtgggtttCTAACGGGCCAAGCTGGAACAAGAGGAAAAACTATGCAGCCCATACGATTAAGGCCCATATTTAGTGAGAGCTCAGCCTCCTCTAGTCCTCTGTCCTCTCAAGCAAGGAAGTTTTTGTTTTGACACGCTCTCAAGTTGTTATAAATTGAGTCAAAAGATTCTTAAAAGTATACTAAGCTCAATATACGAGTTTGTAACTGTCCAGTCCAAAGCTTACATTTCCCGGACACGGGTTTGTAACTGTCCAATCCGAAGCTTACATTTCCGGACCTCTTGCACATGAAAGGTACCTCACATGTGCCCGTCGCTTCTTTTGCACAACCTGTCACAAGTCACAGTCAGGTTACCAATATACTCCCTCTGCTCCAAACTACTctttattttagtttttctagatacatggcaaaagttatgcatctagaaaaaataaaatgaatagtGATTTGGGACGGAGAGGGTACATATCATCCGGCCTTGATCCGGTTTGGCACTCCTAATTTCATGAAGAGATAAATCCAGAATGTTGTCCCGGAGCAAATTTGACCTCCTTATGGAGACTTAGTtgctaattaaaaaaaatcccaacgTTCAACTACTCTATCCATGCGTTGTGGTTGACGGCGCGTCCGGTGCAAAGGGTCCCAGGTGGGTAACCAATAGACTTAGTGTGAAACATGAGGAGCGGGTAGCTGCATCTAACTTGACATTATTTGTTGTTACAAAGTTTTTTCCTAAGTACTGCAGTAGTAAGTTAGAGGCGTCATCTTCATGGGTAATTGTGATTGTGACTGTGGTGATGTGTTTACACAGGTTAAGTGGATTTAAACATTGCAGCGTAGGAAGTTGGAGAATTTAAAACGACACTCCATGACACGTAGCGTACCTAGCATAAGGTTTGTCTCCCCAGGACCATGCCTTCTTGAATCTTGACCATCCAGCACAAGTTACATCAGTTTTAGGTTTATCTGCATAATAAATTTTGTTGCTTGGGTTTGCTCCGGATCCACACCAAGTCTAACATTATGATCACTTATATGCCTTTACAAAAAATTGATATTCTAAGTTTCTAACATGTCAAATCCTGTATTACCTTTCTCCATAGATGTAAAAGGACATACTTTAATTTGGTAGGGGAAAGTATTTCAAAATAGAATTCGACCTTTGGATTCCATTACAATAAATTATTGGTTCCTCAAAATTAACATTATCTTATTTAAATGTGAAAATATAGATGCAACTTTTGCATACCCTAAACATGCATAAAACTGACTAGTTATCTCTTCTCTACATCTCTACaactaaaaaaaccaaaatcgAGATTAAAACGTCGTACGTTGTGGTTACTCCGCTCCATCGTCCCGTGCTCCAGGGCATTCGAGCCGTCCGTGAGCGTGAGACGTGGCGAGGGAAGCCCAAGCACCCTACGATTGAAGGAGAGGACCCCCGCGCCCACGGACGTCCCTCGGAAGGAGCTGACGATCCTAGGCCCTTGGATTGTTCCTGGCCTTCTCCGCAATTCTTTTCCCGAATGCCGCCTCCCCACGCTTCGATTCcctctgccgccaccgcccgacGCCGTCCCCAATCGCCACCGGCTCGCTCACACCTTTCTGTGGTCCATCGACGCCCCGCAGTCGTGTTCCATGGACGCCCCTCCGCCATGTTCCATGGATGCCCTGCCGCCGTGGTCCATCGTTGCCCCGCTGTCGTCCTCCATCGACGCCCTGTCGCTTTCCTCAGTCTCCGGCTCCTTCGGTCTCCAGCCTAGGGCTCTAAGGTGCGGTCGTTTTTCTCTGTTGCCGTCTCTGCTGATCATGTGGTGGAACCCTTATGATGCCTAGATTGAGATCCTCTACGCCTCCTCTTTCCGTTTTTGCGTTTTTCATAAAAATCTGTCACTCGTAGTTCAACCTAGATTTTCCGGTGAAGCTCCATCCATGCACAGCAAGTACGGCGCTGTCGTGGTCGTCGCGTTGGTCTGAattgaaggaagaagatgaggctTCCGCCTTTAGATCAAAAATCGATGGCTTAGATTAAATGGGTATCATACCCTTTCGTGTGGGTGCATGAGTGCATCATAGACCTAGACCATAGCACCCCCTTGGTCCACAGAGTCCACGGACCGAGACACCGAGTCCATCAATCATGTGGGTACGCACGGTTCCACTCCGCTTTCCAATCGCCAGTAGAAACAGATCGGCTTGGTGGATCCCATTGGATCTTGTTGCCCTACCCTGACCctacgcgcgccgccgccgtcctccagcGCCCTCCATGCATGAGGACAGGAGGCCGCCTCAGGGCGTGAGGCTCGGTAGCGCCTTCAAGGGGGGCCGCCATCTTCAACTTGCCTCAGTCGGTGGATCCGTCCACCATGCCAGCACGGTAGCACCGCACAATCCTCACCCAGCGGAGGAAGAGGGCCACGCGAAGGTGGCAACCACGCacaaaggcggcggcggcggcggcgtgcgagcAGTGAGGTGGGTGTCCTCCATCTCCAAACTCCTCTCACGTTTCTCTCTGGCTAGCACCGCGCTGGGTGGGTTCCAGTGGGGGCTACGCAAATTTGGTGATGCCCTAGCTGTCGAATGGTTGAGCCCTTCCATCCCATCCTCGGGTGCACATGGCCCACCTCCGCTGGCGAGCCGGACCGGCGCCTCTCCTTCAACCTATGTCTGACGCCCGACCAAGTAAGCATCGACCTGACTTAGATTAGCAAATTCCTTTGGTTTGTCTATGTATATGGATGGTATAAGGATTGTTGATGTTATTTTGGATGGATTCGTCCCAACTTAGATTAGACTACAATCAATCAGCGGCACAGGACTTCAATTGTGTTGGGTTGCATGGTGGAAGGCTTCCTGTTTTTTTATGATCTCTGATGCTCAAGCTTGTGTTAACTTGGTATAAGAAATTGTGATTAAAAATATTGTGATTGCCATTTGTTTGAATAATATTTGATCCTGTCATTGGCTTATTGCAAAGACGTAGCTTCTCCGTTCCAGGCAAGCAAGCACCAATTACTCTCAGTGTTTTTCCAACAATTTTGTCTCCTTGTGAGGATTACATAATGAATTGATGATTTGACGTCAATGTTCCTGTAGTTTCAGCTCCAAGTATAATTGTGCACATAATTTATGAAGACCTCACATATATATCTGGTAATTTCATTAGGTGGCACTACTCTCTTTGATGTCAAGTCTGAATGCAGTATCAATACAATAGGCTCTGAACCTCTGAATAAAAACCACAGTTACAATCATAAAATTGGACCATTTGAGGCTGCTGTAATTTCCTTATTTTATCTAATGCGCCCTGATATGATGATGACTGCCAGCTTTGTTCTTTAGCAGGCTGCACATAAGTATGCCACCAAAACTGCAATGTTTTTGCTTGCTACCATGCATGATTGTGTCCGATGTAAATTTATATATGAAGTTCCTTTTAGGAAGTATATAGTAAAAAACATCTGAACCCATTTATTAGTTATGTGAAAAATAGAAATGGAAACACGGCTGGTTTTATGCtggaaattttgaacattttataaataaaaataaaatgatatatcATTAATTTTGAGAGAAAGCAGATGTAGCAAAAGGTGGGAAAGAGGTAGCTTACTTATTGTTATGGAGAATTGGAGATGGTGATGTAACTGCTCTTTTTCCGGGG is a genomic window containing:
- the LOC117840291 gene encoding uncharacterized protein, which codes for MNCTSCHSVAASAAMLGVSKEAETMCKWMRENDMLLDVLPEDLEDSRIIRIQTLYVMIDILEKSSSAAASGNKIDKEESASEMVLSVMGMALLLMKQQPSRCSTSDLLDSQYQQKIKDLKFSGDFLEKVWGWERLVPLNSSVAWSDYSNYLLEYYNRNALKFIAEVAANQNPDWLLDLADRVFATAVAKSCLEMEEELVSEWKNHVTHRLDEILPANTSIQSSLIKERALSITSDKFFVPSTIAFVCITKEADLTHELLKHGAKPTDDMIQQSSVIRMGALGLVNLKGCQSIASSAAMVGMAKEAKMMCDWMKRESKLLTFSMSEPPELEGACFIRNRTLGVMINILQESTFPSSKASQDPFMIMRLLSGPGDDLRWDLRRGAEEVCHLRTLEG
- the LOC117840293 gene encoding large ribosomal subunit protein uL14x/uL14z/uL14y encodes the protein MSKRGRGGTAGNKFRMSLGLPVAATVNCADNTGAKNLYIISVKGIKGRLNRLPSACVGDMVMATVKKGKPDLRKKVMPAVIVRQRKPWRRKDGVYMYFEDNAGVIVNPKGEMKGSAITGPIGKECADLWPRIASAANAIV